The DNA sequence TAACGGCGGCGAACAGGATCGCGCCAGCGTGATCTGGCAGCTGGCCGGGATCGGGCGCGCCGATGTCGCGCAGTTCCGTCCCGGTGCCACCTTCGACCTGTTTGTCGCCGGCCCGCGCGATGCCGAAACCTGGCACTTCACGGTGGTCGGCGCCGAAGACATCGATACCCCGAACGGCAAGCTCGGCACCTGGCATGTCCAGCGCCTGCCGAAACCGGGCTCATATGACCGGACCATCGACATCTGGTTCGCACCTCAGCAGGAGTGGTATCCCGTCAAGGTGCGCGAGACCTACCGCAACGGCGACTACTACGACCTGTCCCTGGCAAAGGCCGAGCCTGTTGCCGCGCATTGAATATTCCAAGGAAAACGCATGAAACCCCTTCGTATTGCCCTGCCGGCGCTGCTGGCATGCACCCTGTCGCTGGCGTCCGCCCAGCCGGCGGCCCCTCCGGCGCCGAAGCACAAGTTCAACCTGCCGCCGTCGGCCGAACTCAGTTACGCGATCACTGCGCTGCAGAGCGGCATCCAGCTCGGCGGCAGCGCGCAGGTGCACTGGGTTGTCAACGGCAAGAAATTCTCGGTGGCGAGCGAGGCGCGCGCCATGCTGCTCGGGAAAATCCTCGAATCGCGCAGCGAAGGCGCGGTCGACGAGTATGGCCTGGCGCCCGCCAGCTTCACCGAAAAACGCATTCGCCGCGACCGCACCACCACCACCTTCGACCGCGAAGCCGGCACCATCAGCTTCACCGCCTCCGAGCTGACCTACCCGTTGCACGGCGGCGAACAGGACCGCAACAGCGCGATATGGCAACTCATTTCCGTGGCGCGCGCGGCGCCGGCCAAGTTCAAGCCGGGCACGGAATGGACCTTCTTCGTGGCCGGCCAGCGCGACGCCGAACCCTGGACCTTCAAGGTGGTGGAGCGCGAAAAGAT is a window from the Noviherbaspirillum sp. UKPF54 genome containing:
- a CDS encoding DUF3108 domain-containing protein produces the protein MKPLRIALPALLACTLSLASAQPAAPPAPKHKFNLPPSAELSYAITALQSGIQLGGSAQVHWVVNGKKFSVASEARAMLLGKILESRSEGAVDEYGLAPASFTEKRIRRDRTTTTFDREAGTISFTASELTYPLHGGEQDRNSAIWQLISVARAAPAKFKPGTEWTFFVAGQRDAEPWTFKVVEREKIGTPLGELNALHVQKEPAPGSGGQHVDIWLSPQHEWYPVRLRYTEADGDYIEQALDKISKGAS